In a genomic window of Thiolapillus brandeum:
- a CDS encoding glycosyltransferase has product MVTGSIDITLFLPGLFGGGAERIFVRLANAFSKRGFNVEILVLSKEGPLFSEVADSVHVRVLNKSTPARAIPLLYRYLRTYKPKAVLSGLFHANVAMASAARLAHFGGRLVLSERSTLENSLRLRSRMDRFLLRHWIPVAYPWSSKVVVVANGVREELVRDFGLPRQDVQVIYNPIDIQMVQERSREPVSFPWEDNQPVIIAGGRLHIQKDFMTLMEAFALLRKETSARLVILGEGAERGRLEAYAQELGISEDVWLPGFVSNPWAYMRRSSLFVLSSLWEGLPGILLEAMALGLPLIATRCPSGPEEILENGRYGCLVPMRNPKVLSMAMAQGLSGKLPRYDVDLAMQRFDMSVATSRYLEALGF; this is encoded by the coding sequence ATGGTTACAGGAAGTATTGATATAACACTGTTTCTACCGGGACTTTTTGGAGGTGGGGCCGAGCGGATCTTTGTGCGGCTTGCCAACGCCTTTTCCAAGAGGGGGTTCAATGTGGAAATTCTGGTGTTGAGTAAAGAAGGTCCCCTCTTTTCCGAGGTGGCTGATAGTGTGCATGTCAGGGTGCTGAACAAATCCACGCCAGCCCGCGCAATACCTCTTTTGTACAGATACTTGCGCACATACAAACCAAAGGCCGTGCTTTCCGGTCTGTTTCATGCCAATGTTGCAATGGCGAGTGCAGCCAGGCTGGCTCACTTCGGTGGAAGGCTGGTGTTGAGCGAAAGATCTACTCTGGAAAACTCACTGCGGTTGCGGTCCCGGATGGACAGGTTTCTTCTACGCCACTGGATACCGGTTGCCTACCCATGGTCTTCGAAAGTGGTCGTGGTGGCCAACGGTGTACGTGAAGAATTGGTGCGCGATTTCGGGTTGCCTCGGCAGGATGTGCAAGTCATCTATAATCCCATTGACATACAGATGGTGCAGGAGCGGTCCCGTGAGCCAGTCAGTTTTCCCTGGGAGGATAATCAGCCAGTGATCATTGCAGGTGGGCGATTGCACATACAAAAGGATTTCATGACATTGATGGAGGCCTTTGCACTGCTGCGTAAAGAAACTAGCGCAAGACTGGTGATTCTTGGAGAGGGTGCGGAGCGGGGTCGTCTGGAAGCTTATGCCCAGGAACTTGGGATCAGCGAGGATGTCTGGTTACCGGGGTTCGTGTCCAACCCCTGGGCATATATGAGGCGTTCCAGTTTGTTTGTATTGAGTTCCCTGTGGGAAGGGTTGCCCGGAATATTGCTGGAAGCCATGGCTTTGGGGTTGCCGCTGATTGCCACCCGATGTCCTTCTGGTCCTGAAGAAATTCTGGAAAACGGGCGATACGGATGCCTTGTTCCCATGCGGAATCCCAAGGTTCTGAGCATGGCAATGGCGCAGGGTTTGTCAGGGAAGCTTCCCCGCTATGATGTGGATTTGGCTATGCAGCGGTTCGACATGAGCGTGGCGACATCCCGTTACCTGGAAGCTTTGGGTTTCTGA